DNA from Kitasatospora herbaricolor:
CGGTCCGGCGGCCGTGGCCGGACACCGACCGGGCCGCGGGGACCCGGCGCCGGGCCGGGCGGCCTCCGAGGTCAGGCCCGTACGCCGAGCAGGATCTCGCGGGTGCGCTCCCAGGTGGCGGGGTCGGCGGCGACCAGCAGGCCGTCCTGGCCGCCCGGCGGGTCGGGCCGGTAGGTGGAGCCGTCCAGCCGGGCGGAGACTCCGCCGGCCTCGGTGACCAGCAGGGAGCCGGGCGCGTGGTCCCACGGCAGGGTGCGCCAGTAGAAGATGAACTCCTGCTCGCCGTCCGCGATCTGGGGGTACTCCACCCCGGCGGCGTGCCGGCCGGGGGTGACCTCGCCGAAGGCGGCCGCGTTGGCCCGCAGCCGGTCGCGCTCGGCGGGGTCGACGAACCGGCTCTTGACCGAGCCGCGCCAGTCGCCCGGCCGGGCCGAGGCGGGCGTACGGGTCAGCCGCTCGCCGTTGCGCCAGGCGCCGGAGCCCAGCTCGGCGGCGTAACCGGTCGCGGTCATCGGCTGCCAGATCCAGGCCGCGACCGTCCGCCCGGAGCGCACCAGCGAGGCCATCACCGCGAAGTCGGGGCGGCCGGCGATGAAGTTGGAGGTGCCGTCCACCGGGTCGACCAGCCAGACGGCGGGCTCGGACTCCAGGGCGTGGGCCAGCTCGGGATCGGCGGAGACGGCCTCCTCGCCCACCACGGGGACGGGCAGCAGCTCCCGCAGCCGCCGGGCGATGATCACTTCGGCCTCCCGGTCGGCGACGGTGACCACCTCGCCGGGGGCCTTCTCCATCACCTCACCGGCCGCCAGCGCCCGGAAGCGCGGCAGGACCACCTCGGCGGACGCCTCGGCGAGGATCTCCGCCACCTTCTCCATCAGCACGTGCCGCTCCCTTCGCTGACACCACTCTCGCACGCCTGTGCCAGGCGGACCTGCGGCAGCCCCCTCGGCACCGGGCGTCCCGGTACCCGCTCCGGCAGCTCGGGCCCCGCCGACCCCAGTCGCCCCGGGGTCGGTGCCGACGACGGGCACCCCCGCCGGCCCCGGGGGGGCGGTCACGCACCGGTACTCCCGCCCGAGGTGCCGTCCGGGGGCCGGCCCGTCCGCCGCTCAGCCGGTGCCGTCGGTGCCGGCGTCCCCGGTGCCGTCGCCCGCGTCGTCCAGGAAGTGGAAGCCCGGGCGAGGGTGCATCAGGAACTCGTGGTGCGAGATGTTCCAGGCGTACGCGCCGGCCATCGCGAACAGCACCCGGTCCCCGGCGCGCAGCCCGTCCACCGGGGCCCGCGCCGCCAGCACGTCCTTCGGGGTGCAGAGCTGGCCGGCCAGGGTGGCCCGACCGGTGGTGACGGCGGGCCGTGGCCAGGGGTGCAGCCAGCCGGCCACCGGCAGCACCTCGAAGGGCTGGTCGTGACCCCGGGTGGCGGGGGTGCGCAGGTGGTGGGTGCCGCCGCGGACGACGGCGAAGTCCTCGCCGTGGCTCCGCTTCACGTCCAGCACCTCGGTGGCGTACCAGCCGCAGTACGCGGTCATGGCCCGCCCCGGTTCGATCCGCAGGGTCAGGCCCGGGTGGCGGTCGAGCAGCTTCTCCAGGCCGGTGCCGAAGGCCGTCCAGTCGAAGCGGTCGGCGGGGTCGGCGTAGTCCACGGCCATCCCGCCGCCGACGTCGACCTCCTCCAGGGCGATCCGGTGCCGCCGGGCGAACCGCACCGACCAGTCCACCACCTGCTCGGCCACCTGGAGCTGGGCCGGCGCCCGCAGACCGCTCGCCAGGTGGGCGTGCGTGCCGCGCAGCCGCAGCTGCCGCCCGAGCGGCCCGGCCAGCAGGGCCGCGCAGGCGTCGGCGCGCTCGGGGTCCAGCCCGAACGGGGTCGGCCGGCCGCCCATGGCCAGCGCGACCGAGTCCAGCGGGCCGGCGCCGATCGGCACGTTCACCCGCAGCAGGACGTCGACGACCGCTTCGGGGGTGCCGGCCAGCGCGTCGGCCAGCCGGTACAGCTCCTGCTCGCTCTCCACGTGCCAGCGGTGCACCCCGAGTCGGACGGCCTCGGAGATCTCGGCCGGCGTCTTGCCCGGCCCGCCGAAGGCCAGCGCCGCACCGGGCACGGCCGCCCGGACGTGCGCCGACTCGCCGCCGCTGGAGACCTCGAAGCCGTCCACCGCGCCGCGCAGCGCGGCCAGGACGGCGGGCTCGGGATTGGCCTTGGCCGCGTAGTACAGCTCCACCCGGCCGGGCAGGGCGGCCCGGACCGCCGCCGCGTGCCCGCGCAGCAGCGGCAGGTCGTAGAGGTAGGCCGGGAGTTCGTCGGCGGCCAGGGCGGCGGCCCGCCGCCGGACCAGGGGGGTGGCGTTCATCGGGGCCTCCGGGCATGGCCGAGGGCGGGCACGTGGGCGGGCGGGCGGCCGGCCGCGGGCGCCGCCCGCAGGAGGTCGGTCCGGCGGGCCGCGGGCTGCCGGGCCTCGGCCCTGGACCGGGCGGGCCCGCCGGGCCCGGATCCGCGCCCGGCGGCGGGGACCGCCACGGCGTCGGCGGGTCCGGCGTCAGCGGGCACCGCCCCGGTGGGCGCCGGCCCGCCGAGCGGGGACGGCAGCCGGACGTAGCCCGCCTCGCGGTCCGCCTTGCGTTCCCAGCGGGTCAGCAGGTTCGCCTTGGCCGGCAGCGGCACCCCCGCCAGCAGGGCGCTCAGCCGGGGCGGGCAGCCGTACGCGTCGGCGTGGGCCCGCAGCACGGCCTCGACGCTCGCCCAGAGCGCGCCCTCCAGCTCCGGGTACAGGTCGGCGATCGCGGCGAGCAGCTCCGAGACGTGGTTGACCAGCAGGCAGTAGACCACCCGGTCCCAGCCGCGTTGCGGGTCGTAGGCCGTCGGCCCGGCCACCTCCGGCGGCAACCGGGCGAGCAGGGCCGCGTTCTGCCCGGGGGCGACGAGCTTGGTGCCCTCCAGGTCGCGGAAGAGCACCTGGACCGGGCGTCCCGCGCCGTCCACGCCGATCAGCACGTTCTGCAGGTGCGGTTCCAGCACCACCCCGTGGTCGAAGTAGGCGGCCAGCACCGGTGGCAGCAGCAGCCGCAGGTAGGCCTGCCACCAGTCCAGCGCCGCGGCCGGGCCGGCGCCGGCCGACAACCGGGAGACGTGCGCGGAGCTGGTCGGGTACTCGTCGGCCACGGCCGCGGCCAGCAGCGGGGTGACGCCCGGGCGCAGCACACCGTCCAGGCCCTCCCGGACGATCAGCCCGAGGCCCTCGAACAGGGTGAGGTCCGGGGTGCCGTCCGGTCCGGGCAGCGCCAGCGTGCGGAAGGCCGGCTCGCGGAGCACCGCGGCGTCCGGGAACCGCCCGGCCAGCTCGTCGAGCGCCGGGGCCAGCAGCGTGGTCAGCGCGACCGCGCCGGTCAGCTCGTACGCGGCGTTCTTCCGCAGGCAGTTGGTGATCCGGACGTTCAGGCTGAACTTCAGGAAGGCGCCCTCGCCGTGCAGGGTGCGCACCGAGGCCGTCGGGGTGAACGGCGCGCCGCCGGTGCCGAGGTCCAGCACCTCGCCGCGGGCGAGGGCGGCCCGCAGGGCGGGGGTCCCGCGCAGCAGCTCGTACTGCCAGGGGTGCGCCGGCAGCAGTCGGTAGCCGGAGGGGACTTCGCGCAGTCCGTCGAGCAGTTCGGTGACCGCCGGGTCCAGGCTCCGCTCGGCGAGCAGGTCGGCCCGCACGGCGAGGTGGCGCAGCGGGAAGGCGGCCCGGGCCTCCGGCGCGTACGCGGCCCAGGCGGCCGGGCCCTCCGAGCGCGACTTGGGCGCGGGGTGGAAGCGGTGTCCGAACAGCAGGGCCTGCTCGGACTCCAGGTACCGGTCCCCGCCGGGTTCGCCCCGGCCGGACAGCGCGTTGGTGACGCCCCGGTGGCTGGAGGCCAGCTGTTCGGCGAACTCCTCGTTGCCGACCCCGCTGCGCAGCGTCAGCTCCTGCTCGATGTGGCCGGCCAGCTCCCGCCAGTGCAGCTCGGCCCAGCAGCCGTCCCGTTCCTCGCTGACCGGCCCGGTGAAGCGGTGGGCGCCGATCAGCGAGGTGCGCCGGAGCGCGACCCGCAGCAGCACTCCCCGCCGGGGCAGCCTGATCAGCAGCCTGCCGTCGGCGACGGCGCTCTGCTGCTCCGGCCCGGAGACCTCGCGCAGCAGGCAGTTGAGCAGCGTGTGCGCCACCGCGTCGTCGGCGGACGGGAGTTCGGGGGCGGCCGGGGTGGGCGACGGTGCGGGCAACGGCATCAACGACTCCAACGGGTGCGGGGGACGAGGGTGGGCGCGGCCGTACCGACGGCCACCGCGGCACCCTTGGAGACTAGGACAGGAGCCGGCCGGGCACGGCCGGGAATGCGCGCGGGCGCGCGGCCTCGGCGGTCGTCATCGCGGAGTCCCGTACCGGCGAAGGTAGTTGGGCCCGCTGGTGTAGTGCTTGTTGATGTCGGCGGCGCCGGAGCGCTCCTTGCTGAGCAGCGTTCCCGCGGTGACCATGGCCTTGACCGGGAGCCGGTCGGCCTCCAGCAGGTCGGCGCGGAGCGCGGCGCCGTCCGGGCCGAGCCGGTCGACGGCCTCGGTGAGGCGCCGGCGCAGCAGGCCCAACGAGGTCTCCAGCGGGGCCCGGCCGTGCGCGGCCAGCGCGAAGGCGAGCGAGGCCGCGCAGAGGTGGACGGTGATGGTGGTGAAGAGGTCGGTGAGCGGCCGGTCGCTGCTCCCGGTCGTCCGCGGGTCGGTGAACCCGCCCGGCGGGCGGCCGGGTTCACCGAGGGCGGCGGCCAGCCGGGGCCCGTTGACCCGTAGTCCGTCGTTGTCCTTGCCGAGCAGGCGGAGCCGGGTGGCGCCGCCGGTCCGGTCGAGGACGAGCGAGGTGTTCTGCTGGTGCGACTCCAGCGCCACGCCGTAGCGGAAGAGGGTGGTCTGCCAGTCCAGCAGCAGGGTGAGCAGGGCGTCGTAGAGGGCGAGCGGGTCGCCGTCGTAGAACCGGTCGGCGAGGTGGTCGAGGACGAGCCGTCCGCCCGGCGCGGTGGCCGCCAGCGCGGCCAGCGGGACGGTGACCGCCTCGTCCAGGCCGGCGGGCTGGCGGCGCAGCAGGACGGCCAGCAGTTCGTGGCCGCCCTCGGTCCAGGACTGCTCGTCGGCGTGCAGGACCGTCCCGGCGAACCTCGGCTCCCGGCCGATGACCGTCTCCAGCAGCCGCTGCCCGGCAGCGCCGTCGGGCAGCACACCGGCCTTGATGGTGCGCCGGTTGCGCCGGCCCAGGGTGGCGGTGGCCAGCGGCAGCTTGAGGTGGCAGCGCGGATCCCGGGCCACGGCGACGGTCCGCATCGAGAGGGTGGGGGTCACCGTCAGGTACGGGTTGCGGCCCGGTACGGCGAGGCCGTCCAGTCCGGCGGCGCGCAGCGCCCCGGCCAGCGGCGGGCCGGCGGTGAGCGGGTGGACGGGCAGGGTGAGGTGGTCGCGGGGCAGGTCGGGCAGGCCGATGTCGGCGGGGGCGGGCCACCAGTCGGGCAGCGGCCCCGGGCCGGGCGGCTCGACCGCGCCGGCCGGCAAGGCGATCCAGTGCAGCTCGAAGGTGGGGTGGAACTCGGGTGCGTGTGCGACGAGTTCGGCATCGGTCAGGCCGGCGCGGCCGCGCGCGGTGGGGTACACCGGGTGGTCCAGGTAGGCGGCCAGGGTGTCCTGCGCGAGGGCGGCGGCCGGGCCCGTCCAGTCGGCCGGGTCGGGGCCGTACCGGGCGGCGAGGGCGGCCAGCACCCCGGGCCGGGCCCGGTCGTGCAGCTCCATGGTGGCGAGGGTCTGCCGGCACTCCTCGGCGAAGTCCAGGTGGCCGTCGCGGTCCTCGGGGGCGGCGAGCTCCCGCACCCGGGTCAGTACGGCCGTCAGCGAGGTGAGGCGGACGCCGTCGGCCTCCAGCAGCGGCAGCCGGGCGGCGTACTCGCACTGGAACCCGTCCTCGGTCACCGGCAGCAGCAGGGTGCCGGCGTCGAGGTCGAGGCGCAGCCAGCGGCCGTCGGGCCGGTCGGTCGGCACCCCGCGGGTGCGCAGCCCGAGCACGTCCTCGCGCAGCAGGGCGGAGAGCACCCGGAGGGTCAACTGCTCCTCGGCGGTCACGGCGTGATCTCCCACCGCCGGGTGGCGGCGAACCCGGCGGCGGCCTCGCGGAGGGCGGCCGGGTCGGGGCCGAGGGCCCAGATCAGGCCTAGGTAGTCGCGGTTGGTGCGGTAGTGGGGGTGGTGCTCGCCGACGGCCCGCAGCGGGCGGTAGGAGAGGCGGACGCCGTTCTCGACGAGTTCGGCCGGCCCGGGGGCGGCGGTGAGGGTGCCGGCCCGGTCGGCGCAGACGGCCAGGTTGTGGGCGTGCGTGTCGCTCCGGGCGCCGAGGTCGGCGGGCAGTCGCTCGCCGAGGTGGGCGCGCAGGACGAGTTCGAAGTAGGGGATGCCGAGCGCCTCGGCCATCATCAGGTCGGCCCGGTCGCCGATGGCGCGGTAGTTGACCTCGACGATCCGGGCCCGGCCGTCCGCCTGGACGATGAACTCGGTGTGGCAGGCGCCGAGTCCGACGCCGAGTGCGTCCAGCTGGACGAGGATCTGGTCCACCACGGCCCCGGGGTGTGCGTGGACGAACTCCAGCGCCTCCTCGATGAAGCCCGGCGGTTCGGAGACCCGGGTGCGGAACCCGCCGAGCACGTGCCTGGTCCGCCCGTCGCCGAGCGTCTCCAGCGTGCGGAGGTCGCCGACCAGGAACTCCTCGACCACCAGGGCGGCGCCGGTGCGGCGCCGCTGGATCCCGGTGCCGAGCCGGACCAGCGCGTCGAGGTCCTCGGCCAGGACCACGTCCTCGCTGGCCACGCCCTCCCGGGGCTTGACGATGCAGGGGAACGGGAGGTCCAGGGCGGCGAGTCCGGCGAGGTCCTGCCCGGGGCCGACCTCCACGGACCGGACGGCGTCCAGGCCGGAGGCGGTGAGGTGGCGGCGCAGCTCGGCCTTGTTCTTGGCCCGCAGGGTGGCCTTCCAGTCCTTGGCCGGGAGGCCGAAGTAGCCGGCCGCGAGGGCGGCCTGGGTCTGCAGGTGGTCGCTGTTGGTGAAGACCGCGTCCGGTGCGTGGTGGCGGGAGATCCGGCCGATCACCTCACGGAAGTCCTGGACCGGGCACTCCAGCACCTCGACCGGCCGGGGCAGTGCGGCGTAGGCGAGGAGGTGGGCCTCGGCCGAGTCGGTGAGGACGGTGACGTCGAGCCCCAGGGCCGCGGCGGCCGGCAGGAAGCCCTCGGTGACGGAGTCGGTGGGGTTGAGGGCGAGCAGGTACAGCCGCATGCGGGGGCGGTCCTCTCCGGGGGTGGGGGCGCTGGCGCCGGCGGTTCGGGGCAGGTCACCGGTGCGGGTCCGCCGCCGTTCCTCCCGTCGGCCGACCTGCCGGTTCCGGGGGCGGTTCCGGGCGCGTGGGCCGGCCGGTTCCGCGGCACGGCGTGCGGACCGACCCCGGCTGATCGTCTTTCAGCACGGGACGGATCCTAGGTTAGGTGTGCCTAAGTGCGTCAAATCCGGGCCGCGCCGGGGTGGCTGGTGACGAGTGGTCACTTTCTGCCTATAAGGTGAGCCTCACCTTAGTCGAACGTGCTCGATGCTTCTGGAGCCCCCATGCCCGACACGCGATCGATCCGGCCCGCCGCCGTCGATCCGCTGGGCGGGACGTACCGCCGTCTCGCCGTCCGGTGCCCCTCCCTGCAGGCCGAACTGACGACGGCCCAGGGGCCGGCCCACACCCCCGGGCGGGACTGGGTCCCGATGGCCGAACCGGCGCTGCACCGCGACCGGCTGATCGCCGACGAGGCCACCCGGATCCTGGCGGGCCACGACTGCACCCCGCGCGAACACGTCGCGGCCTCCCGGCTGCTGCACCACTACCTGTGGTCGGTCTGCCTGCTCGTCAGCGGCCCCTGGTACCTGGAGCGCCGGGTGCCCCGGATCCGCCCGGAGGACGTCTGGATCGACTCCGTCGGCGGCGGCCTGGCGCTGCGCCCCGGCGGCTTCGCCTGCCTGCCGGACGACCCGGCGGCCGGCCTGCCGGGAGCCCGGGTGCTGGCCGGCGAGGACGAACTGCGGGCCGAACTGCGGGCCGTCGTCGCCGACCACGTCGGCCCCGTGCTGGCCGCCTTCCAGGGCCCGGCGAAGCGGGGCCCGCGCGCGCTCTGGGGCATGGTCACCGACGACCTGGTCTCGGGGATCTGGTACCTGGGCCGGATGCTGGGGGAGGAGGAGGCCGCCGTCGCGGCCGCCACCGCCCTGCTGCCCGGTGACACCGCGCCCTTCCCCGGCGCCGCCGCCTTCCGGACCCTGCCGGGCACCGACGGGCGGCCGCACCTGACCCGCACCCGGCTCGGCTGCTGCCTCTACTACGCCGTCCGGCCCGCGGAGTCCTGCCTCACCTGCCCGCGGACCGGGGACGCCGAGCGGGTCCGACGGCTGGAACTGCCCGTCCCCTGAGGGGTCGTCGGCCCGGCCGGTGCCCCGCTGCTCAGGCGGCCGCCGGCTCCCGCTCGGCCGTGGGCCCGGCCGGCGCGGCCGGTTCGGGGCGGCGCCGGTAGCGGCTCTCGGTGGCGGTCAGGACGGCCAGCAGCAGCGCCGCCCCGGCGGCCAGCACGGTGACCTCGAACGGGGCGCCCGGCCCCCACCGCTCGGCGGCCCACCCGCCGGCCAGCGTCCCCGCGGACTGCGCCAGGGTGATGCTGCTGACCAGCGCGGCCATCGCCTCGCCCAGGCGGCCGGCCGGGACGGTCCGCTCGACCAGCCCGAACATCGTGATCATCTGCGGCGCCACGGCCACCCCGACGCACCCGATCGCCGCCGTCAGGGCGGCCGTCGTCCCGCCCGCGACCAGCAGCAGCAAGGAGCCGGCGAACAGCAGCGCGGTGCCCGCCCGCAGCCGCAGCGGCAGGCCAAGCCGGGAGGGCAGGGCGGCGGTGGCCACCCCGGAGAACGCGCTGGTGAACCCGAGGAAGGCGTAGAGCAGCCCGGCGGCCCCCGGCTGTCCGAGGGCCGCGGTGCTCGCCGTGACGCCGACCTGCAACGAGCCGAAGCAGGCCCCGAGCAGGGCCATCCCCGCCAGCAGCAGGACGTACGGGGTGGTCAGCAGCTTCTCCCCGGACCGCACCCGGCGGGCGCCCTCGCCGGGGGAGGCGCTCGGGTGCAGGGCGAACAGGGTGGCGCAGACGCCGACCAGCGCGGCGGCGAGCAGCAGGCCGGCCTCCGGATCGGCGAGCGTGGCCAGCAGGCCGACCAGGGCCGGTCCGGTGGTGAAGCTGATCTCGTCGACGATCCCGTCCAGCGACATCATCGAGGAGGTCAACTCCTGCCTCCCGCCGGCCAGTCGCACCCACCGGCTGCGCGAGAGCGGGCCCACCAGCGGCATCGACATGCCGACCAACGCGGCCGGGGCGATCTGCCAGCCGAGCGGCGCGTCCCGCTCGGAGGCCAGCACCAGGGCCACGATCGCCACGGTGTTCACCACGGCGGCGGTCAGCCCCACCGGCCGCTGTCCGCGGCGGTCGGCGAGCCGGCCGACCAGCGGGCCGCCGATGCCCTGGCCGATCGCCAGCGCCCCGGTCGCCGCCGAGCCGCGCCAGACGCTGCCGGTGTTGCCGGTGACCAGCAGCAGGGTGCCGATCGGGCACATCGCGTTCGGCAGCCGCCCCAGCAGCGACCAGAGCAGGACCCGGCGCCCCGTCAGCCCCACGGCCGACCTGAACTTCTCCACCACGGCCATCGATCACCCTCACCCGGGCCGGTCCGGGGCGCCCGCCTCCCCGTTCGCCGGCCCAACCAGGAACGGACCTGCGGGTGGGCCTCGACCGTACGGGCCGGTGGTACGCCCCGGTAACCGTGGGATCACCCAGCGCGCTCGGTGGCTCACGGACGGTGCGCTTGGAGGACCGGCCAAGCCGGCGGTGCGCGCGGGCGCGCAGCGGTCCGAGCCGGCAACCCGCGGACAATCCGGGGTGAACGGCCGGCGCCGGGTTCGTCGGGCCCGGCCGCTCCGGGCGGGCCTCAGGGGGCGGGCGACGCCGTGAGGTCCCGCCGGATCCGGTCGAGGATCAGGCCCGCGCCGGTGTACCCGATGCCGAGCATCCAGAGGTCGTCGTCGACCTGGAAGGTCCGGTTGTTCCGTACCGCGTCGAGGTTCTTCCAGAGCGCCCCGCCGGTGATCGCGGCCTGGTCGGACTTGGCGGCGTCGCCGTAGGTCGACCAGAAGATCACGTCGGCGGCGGCCCGGTCGACCTGCTCGGGGCTGATCTCCAGCGAGAAGCCGGTCCGGTCCTGGTTGGCGGGCCGGCCGAGGCCGAGGTCGCGCAGGATCGAGCCGATGAAGGTGTCGTTGAGGTACAGGCGGGTGGGGGAGCCGGCCAGGAAGCGCGCCACCTCGACCTTGAGCGCCTTGGCCTTCTCCGGGCCGCCGAGGGCGGCGACCAGTGCCCCGGCCTTCGCCCGGTAGCCGTCCTCGGCGCTCCTGGCCTCGTTCTGCCGGCCCAGCGCCTCGGCGTGCAGCCGGAAGTTCTCCTGCCAGGCCGGTCCGGTGGTCCGGGTCAGGACGGTCGGCGCGATCTTCGTCAGGTCCTCGTAGTGCTTGTCGTCCCGAGCCTGGCTGCTGAGGATCAGGTCGGGCCGCAGGGCGGCGATCGCCTCCAGGTTGGGTGACCCGATGGTGCCGACCGGCTTGACGTCCTTGAGGCGCTCCGCCGGCAGGTAGCCGGGGAGGGGCGCGCCGGCCGCGGTCGTGGTGGCGCCCACCGGGGTGATGCCGAGGGTGATCGCGGAGTCCAGCGAGTCGGTGTCGAGCACCACCACCCGGGCCGGCCGGGCCGGGACGGTGCTCTCGCCGCGGGCGTGCCGCACGACGTGGGAGCCCCCGGTGCCGGCCGCCTCGCCGCCGGCGGGGCCGGCCGGGGTGCCGGAGCCGCAGCCGCCGAGGGCGAGGCAGCCCGCCAGGGCGACGGCGGCGACGGCGGAGCGGTGGGGCGTACGGGACATCGCGCGGCTCCAGGGCTCGGGGGCGCTCGGCTGCGGAGGATGCCTGCCCACCCGCACCGATCGCCACGCGCGGCGGGCGGTGCCCGCGTCCCGGCCGCCGGTCACCGGCCGGCCCGTCAGCCGCCTCCGCCCGGGCCCTCGCCGTCCTTGCGCCGCCGGCGCAGCACCTCGTCGTACTCCGCGTGCACCCGGCGGTCCAGCGCCAGCGCGAACTGGGCGTCCGCGACCGTCCGGGCCAGCGGCCGGACCCGCAGGATCTGCTCGGTCAGGTGGGCGGCCTCGCCCGGGGGCAGCGGCCGGTCGTCGGCGAGGGCGCCCAGCAGGTGCTCCCGGACCAGGGCGACGAACAGCTCGGCGATCGCGTCCACGTGCTCCTGGGTGCGCCGGCTGGCCTCCAGGACGACGGAGAGCGGGACGCCCTCGGCGACCAGCGCGGTGGTGGCGTCCATCAGCCGGCGGCTGATGTGGGTGATGCCGTCCTCCCGGACGGTGATCCAGCCCTGGGCGACGGACTCGGCGGTGTTGGCCTCGGTCAGCTGGTCGCCGAAGGCCGTCCTGAGCTCGTCCCAGTCCAGGTCGACCGGGGTCTCGTCGGACCACGGGGCGACGATCGCGGCCTCCAGGCCGATCAGTTCGGCGACGTCGCGCCCGCTCTCGCCGGCGCCGATCAGTTCCGCGATGCCCCCGAGGGTGTGGCCGCGCTCCAGCAGTTCGGCGATCACCCGCAGCCTGGCCAGGTGGGCCTCGCCGTACCAGGCGATCCGGCCCTCCTTGCGGGGCGGCTGGAGCAGCTTGCGCTCGCGGTAGAAGCGCAGGGTACGGGTGGTGATGCCGGCCGCCTCGGCCAGCTCCTCCACCCGGTACTCGCGCTGGGCTGTCGCCGCCGGTGCCGACCTGAGCTTCTCCACGGCGCTCAGCATAGGCGCGGCGGGCGGGCAACCGATGCTGCCGGGCTTCTTCCATCAACTGTCAGCAAGAGCTACCCTGCCAATCATGCCAGTGATTACTGGCGCGAATTTTCCGGACGTGCGCACCTTCACCCCCATCCTCAGGAGGGACGCCGCATGGCACCCACCCCCAAGCGCCCCGAGCCCACGGCGCCCGCCACGCCCCACGTGCGGGTCGCCGTGATCGGCTCCGGCTTCGGCGGCCTCGGCGCCGGCGTCCGGCTCCGCCGCGCCGGGATCACCGACTTCGTCATCCTGGAGCGCGCCGACTCGGTCGGCGGCACCTGGCGGGACAACAGCTACCCGGGCTGCGCCTGCGACGTGCCCTCGCACCTCTACTCCTTCTCCTTCGCGCCCAACCCCGCCTGGCCGCGCAGCTTCTCCGGCCAGCCGGACATCCGCGCCTACCTGGAGAAGGTCACCGACGTCTTCGGCCTCCGCCCGCACCTGCGCTTCAACGCCGAGGTGACCGAGGCCCGCTGGGACGCCGGGCGGACCCACTGGCGGATCACCACCAGCGCCGGCCGGTGGACCGCCGACGCGATCGTCTCCGCCGCCGGACCGCTCGCCGACCCGCAGATCCCCGACCTCCCGGGCCTGGACGGCTTCCCCGGCAAGGTGTTCCACTCCTCCCGCTGGGACC
Protein-coding regions in this window:
- a CDS encoding inositol monophosphatase family protein, producing the protein MEKVAEILAEASAEVVLPRFRALAAGEVMEKAPGEVVTVADREAEVIIARRLRELLPVPVVGEEAVSADPELAHALESEPAVWLVDPVDGTSNFIAGRPDFAVMASLVRSGRTVAAWIWQPMTATGYAAELGSGAWRNGERLTRTPASARPGDWRGSVKSRFVDPAERDRLRANAAAFGEVTPGRHAAGVEYPQIADGEQEFIFYWRTLPWDHAPGSLLVTEAGGVSARLDGSTYRPDPPGGQDGLLVAADPATWERTREILLGVRA
- a CDS encoding type III PLP-dependent enzyme; the encoded protein is MNATPLVRRRAAALAADELPAYLYDLPLLRGHAAAVRAALPGRVELYYAAKANPEPAVLAALRGAVDGFEVSSGGESAHVRAAVPGAALAFGGPGKTPAEISEAVRLGVHRWHVESEQELYRLADALAGTPEAVVDVLLRVNVPIGAGPLDSVALAMGGRPTPFGLDPERADACAALLAGPLGRQLRLRGTHAHLASGLRAPAQLQVAEQVVDWSVRFARRHRIALEEVDVGGGMAVDYADPADRFDWTAFGTGLEKLLDRHPGLTLRIEPGRAMTAYCGWYATEVLDVKRSHGEDFAVVRGGTHHLRTPATRGHDQPFEVLPVAGWLHPWPRPAVTTGRATLAGQLCTPKDVLAARAPVDGLRAGDRVLFAMAGAYAWNISHHEFLMHPRPGFHFLDDAGDGTGDAGTDGTG
- a CDS encoding IucA/IucC family protein, whose protein sequence is MPLPAPSPTPAAPELPSADDAVAHTLLNCLLREVSGPEQQSAVADGRLLIRLPRRGVLLRVALRRTSLIGAHRFTGPVSEERDGCWAELHWRELAGHIEQELTLRSGVGNEEFAEQLASSHRGVTNALSGRGEPGGDRYLESEQALLFGHRFHPAPKSRSEGPAAWAAYAPEARAAFPLRHLAVRADLLAERSLDPAVTELLDGLREVPSGYRLLPAHPWQYELLRGTPALRAALARGEVLDLGTGGAPFTPTASVRTLHGEGAFLKFSLNVRITNCLRKNAAYELTGAVALTTLLAPALDELAGRFPDAAVLREPAFRTLALPGPDGTPDLTLFEGLGLIVREGLDGVLRPGVTPLLAAAVADEYPTSSAHVSRLSAGAGPAAALDWWQAYLRLLLPPVLAAYFDHGVVLEPHLQNVLIGVDGAGRPVQVLFRDLEGTKLVAPGQNAALLARLPPEVAGPTAYDPQRGWDRVVYCLLVNHVSELLAAIADLYPELEGALWASVEAVLRAHADAYGCPPRLSALLAGVPLPAKANLLTRWERKADREAGYVRLPSPLGGPAPTGAVPADAGPADAVAVPAAGRGSGPGGPARSRAEARQPAARRTDLLRAAPAAGRPPAHVPALGHARRPR
- a CDS encoding IucA/IucC family protein codes for the protein MTAEEQLTLRVLSALLREDVLGLRTRGVPTDRPDGRWLRLDLDAGTLLLPVTEDGFQCEYAARLPLLEADGVRLTSLTAVLTRVRELAAPEDRDGHLDFAEECRQTLATMELHDRARPGVLAALAARYGPDPADWTGPAAALAQDTLAAYLDHPVYPTARGRAGLTDAELVAHAPEFHPTFELHWIALPAGAVEPPGPGPLPDWWPAPADIGLPDLPRDHLTLPVHPLTAGPPLAGALRAAGLDGLAVPGRNPYLTVTPTLSMRTVAVARDPRCHLKLPLATATLGRRNRRTIKAGVLPDGAAGQRLLETVIGREPRFAGTVLHADEQSWTEGGHELLAVLLRRQPAGLDEAVTVPLAALAATAPGGRLVLDHLADRFYDGDPLALYDALLTLLLDWQTTLFRYGVALESHQQNTSLVLDRTGGATRLRLLGKDNDGLRVNGPRLAAALGEPGRPPGGFTDPRTTGSSDRPLTDLFTTITVHLCAASLAFALAAHGRAPLETSLGLLRRRLTEAVDRLGPDGAALRADLLEADRLPVKAMVTAGTLLSKERSGAADINKHYTSGPNYLRRYGTPR
- a CDS encoding ATP-grasp domain-containing protein, whose protein sequence is MRLYLLALNPTDSVTEGFLPAAAALGLDVTVLTDSAEAHLLAYAALPRPVEVLECPVQDFREVIGRISRHHAPDAVFTNSDHLQTQAALAAGYFGLPAKDWKATLRAKNKAELRRHLTASGLDAVRSVEVGPGQDLAGLAALDLPFPCIVKPREGVASEDVVLAEDLDALVRLGTGIQRRRTGAALVVEEFLVGDLRTLETLGDGRTRHVLGGFRTRVSEPPGFIEEALEFVHAHPGAVVDQILVQLDALGVGLGACHTEFIVQADGRARIVEVNYRAIGDRADLMMAEALGIPYFELVLRAHLGERLPADLGARSDTHAHNLAVCADRAGTLTAAPGPAELVENGVRLSYRPLRAVGEHHPHYRTNRDYLGLIWALGPDPAALREAAAGFAATRRWEITP
- a CDS encoding (2Fe-2S)-binding protein; its protein translation is MPDTRSIRPAAVDPLGGTYRRLAVRCPSLQAELTTAQGPAHTPGRDWVPMAEPALHRDRLIADEATRILAGHDCTPREHVAASRLLHHYLWSVCLLVSGPWYLERRVPRIRPEDVWIDSVGGGLALRPGGFACLPDDPAAGLPGARVLAGEDELRAELRAVVADHVGPVLAAFQGPAKRGPRALWGMVTDDLVSGIWYLGRMLGEEEAAVAAATALLPGDTAPFPGAAAFRTLPGTDGRPHLTRTRLGCCLYYAVRPAESCLTCPRTGDAERVRRLELPVP
- a CDS encoding MFS transporter yields the protein MAVVEKFRSAVGLTGRRVLLWSLLGRLPNAMCPIGTLLLVTGNTGSVWRGSAATGALAIGQGIGGPLVGRLADRRGQRPVGLTAAVVNTVAIVALVLASERDAPLGWQIAPAALVGMSMPLVGPLSRSRWVRLAGGRQELTSSMMSLDGIVDEISFTTGPALVGLLATLADPEAGLLLAAALVGVCATLFALHPSASPGEGARRVRSGEKLLTTPYVLLLAGMALLGACFGSLQVGVTASTAALGQPGAAGLLYAFLGFTSAFSGVATAALPSRLGLPLRLRAGTALLFAGSLLLLVAGGTTAALTAAIGCVGVAVAPQMITMFGLVERTVPAGRLGEAMAALVSSITLAQSAGTLAGGWAAERWGPGAPFEVTVLAAGAALLLAVLTATESRYRRRPEPAAPAGPTAEREPAAA